The genomic DNA ATTTTTTTCTTTGAATTATATAGTTCCATTCATTAAATGAATCAATGAAtttacctttaaaaaaaaaactaattgtaCCTCAAATTAGAGCAATGTAAAAGAAAGAATTTATTAGATATTAAAAAAGAATACAAATACTTTGAAATCTAAAATTACATATGAGTTTAATTAAATCAGTATTTATACTGAAATATTAATCCTAAACcagattttaattaaataaaaattattcaatCTTGGTTTTACCGAATTATATGTTGTATATGTAGATAAAGTTGcactatttaaatttaaaatttgaatatatGAGTTATTCAGTACGttacatttcaaatttttagtgtGCGTAAcctatcattaattattttatttatgaatttgCTATCCTTTAACATAGCGGGCCAAAATTTATGTCGTCTATTAAAAAGTAATATAAGATTAGAACTGACATTAACAATTAATTAGGAAAGAAAGTTATTGAACCCTGATCACTAAGTAATACTAATACAATACTtcaatacatttcaatttaacaattttgatttaaaattatcttttacatgttttttttttgtttaaaatttaaaattttaaacttatcttcaacatttatttatttaaaatttaaaaatagtaaGAAAATCAACGTTTtctttatcattattttaaattaattttatgttaaaaatgtCAATAAATTAGATAGTCGATGAGGTCAGTGTTCCTTTAACATTATCAATGTTTGGCTcaacaaataaaatttaaaaatattgttaaaacattaatataaaaagtaatttatttttgaatttatattGTAAGATGTAAGATCACtatatattatatagttttcTTATACGTGTGATTCACTGATTTATTATGTGTATAAATTATTTAGAATATGTATAAGTATTTTGTAGatattagtatttattttaaaataatattttaaagagaaatataattttttagaataatctcattataagttctAATAACATCTAATCTTTTTATACAATACCTAAAATTATTTATAGCTCCTCCTCAAGtaataaataagaggataatgtgtTTCAACGCACTTAAACCCATGCTTTGCATTGACAACAATATTTATACCAATTGAGCTAAGGCCAATCGTGGAAgagaaatataattaaaatttgtattttatttGGAATGTGATTATTAGctcaaaactaaaaattaagtCAACATTACAAATAAAGGGTGCATATAagtatgttaaaaatgaaaatttaaatctAGTAAAATTCATATGCAAGAGAATAGATagtgtattaaataaatattataataagtaaaaatatgtaatgtattaatataaatattattataagtaAAAATAAGAGTTGAATTTTTGTATTAGTTGTAATTGATCACAAGCATTGGCAcagaataataatattttatttaaattaaaaatatattcataacattaaaattaatattaatgttTTAGAAAAAAACTCATTGTTAAAAACATTTTAGAGTAGAAGAATAGATAACATAATAttactaaaatatttaaatattaaattagattATATATATTACTAATTAAAACTATCTATTTTTTCACTTGCAAATCAAaatgattttattaaattaaaatagggactaaattataaatacgATAAAACTAAAAGGAGTTATCTCGTAATAATCCAAAGAAAAAAAACTCTTCCTCGGTGTGAATATCAGGAGGTGCTAaggaaaaaaaacccaaaatttattatttattaaaataaaatattcaaattactatatttaaattttataaaaataatataaaaataatataaagtaCTATATAAGTAAgattaaattaagaaataaataaattttaaaaaaatagatattCAGTTTGATAAAAACTTAATTATATTTggtatttgttttaattaatttatcaaataaattcAATACTAGAGAGATAATTTTCAGGGTCCAAAGAAATTCCAAAATGGGATATCTTTCCTGGCAGCATAAGTATTCAAACCTGCCTTTGAAATTCTTGCAAGCATCAGTTTAGTTAAAACTTAGCTGAAGTTTGGCAATCCATTTATGGAAGTGGAACAACTTTAGTTGTGGAATGGAATTAGTCAATTGTAcaagaaataaaaattttctgTACATGTGTGTTAATGGTCAGCTGCTCAGTTCACCAACCTCTGCCAAATATTTCACCATCAGCATTAAACAAAAAACCTTGGTTGTTCCAACCTCCATTTCTACATTGATTTACCCCCTCAGCCACCTTCAACAAAATGCAGTCCACACTCAAGTTTTAGCTCTAACAATGGCAGCTTGCTTCCACCCCAAACCCACCATCAATGGCGAAGATGACTCTGTTATTCTCTTCTCAACTTCCAGTTCCCCTCAAGGATCCACTAGCCCTTCCTCTTCTTCCTACCACTCACCCCCACCGTCCCTTTCATCTCATCATCATTCTAGAACTTCTCACAAATTAACAGTGAGAAACCTTTCCTACACAATTCGCTTGAAAGGATCGATCCCTGATTCCTTCTTTCACTTGGCGCAAAAGCCTAAGCCTGTTGAGGTACTTAAATCGGTCAGCTTTGTTGCTAGAAGCTCCGAAATCGTTGCCATCCTGGGTCCAAGTGGCACTGGCAAATCCAGTCTTCTTAAGATAATATCAGGAAGGGTAAATGATAAAGATTTTGATCCATGTAGCATCTCCATTGACGATCATTTGATGATGAGGAGTCCAGATCAGTTGAGGAAGATTTGTGGCTTTGTGGCACAAGAGGATAATTTGCTTCCACTACTCACTGTAAGAGAAACGCTGATATTCAGTGCCAAGTTCAGGCTCAAAGAAATGAGCTCAAAAGAGAAGGAAGAAAGGGTTGAGAGCTTGATGCAAGAGCTTGGCCTTTTACATGTTGCAGACAGTTTCGTTGGTGATGAAGAGAATAGAGGGATTTCTGGTGGAGAAAGAAAAAGGGTTTCAATTGGTGTTGATATGATTCACGACCCTCCAATTTTACTCCTGGATGAACCTACTTCAGGCCTCGATAGTTCTTCAGCTCTTCAAGTGATTGAACTTCTTGCTTCAATGGCTAAAGCTAGGGGAAGAACAGTTTTGCTTTCTATCCATCAACCAAGCTATAGAATTCTCAGATACATTTCTAAATTCTTGCTTCTTTCTCGTGGTTCTGTTGTTCATAATGGTAGTCTCGAGTTGCTTGAGGAAAACATACAGAGATTAGGATTTCAAATCCCAACTCAATTGAATGCTCTCGAGTTTGCAATGGAAATTATGCCTGCACTGGAAGCTTCAACCCCCAAATTGGCTGTTGTGAAAGACAAGGACTCGTATGAATCGTATCCACAGGTATGGTCCGACGAAGAATGCAATAGAATCCAACAACGTGACTACGACGACGACGACAAACGGATGGGAAACTTTTGGTTCTTTTCAAATTTGCTTGAAATCATGTTTCTATGCTCCAGATTCTGGAAGATAATTTACAGAACTAAGCAGCTGTTCTTAGCAAGAACCATGCAAGCAATTGTGGGTGGATTAGGATTGGCAAGCGTTTATGTAAAAGTAAGGAAAGACGAAGAAGGAGTGGCTGAAAGATTAGGCTTATTTGCATTTAGTCTAAGTTTCCTCCTTTCATCCACGGTCGAAGCACTCCCAATATACCTCCAAGAACGTCGAGTTCTAATGAAAGAAGCCTCAAGGGGAGCTTACAAAATTTCATCCTACATCATCGCCAACACCATCGTCTTCATGCCCTTCCTATTCGCTGTTTCCATCCTTTTCGCCGTCCCGGTTTATTGGATCGTAGGCCTCAACCCTTCCATTTCAGCATTCGCGTTTTTCACATTCGTGGTTTGGCTCATAATCCTAATGGCGAGCTCCCTCGTACTCTTTCTAAGTGCGATCTCGCCCGACTTCATATCCGGGAATTCGCTCATCTGCACCGTTCTAGGATCCTTTTTTCTCTTCTCGGGCTATTTCATCCCCAAAGATAACATCCCAAAGTACTGGCTCTTCATGTACTATGTGTCCCTTTACAGGTATCCCTTGGACACATTGCTTACGAATGAGTATTGGAGCTTGAGAAATGAGTGCTTTTCATGGCGACTGGGGAACATGTGTATTTTATCGGGAAATGATGTTCTAAAGAGTAGAGGACTTGAGAAGGACACAAGGTGGATCAATGTTGGTATCATGTTTGGTTTTTTTCTCTTCTATCGTGTGCTTTGTTGGATCATTCTTGCTCGAAAGGCTTCAACAACAACAATAtagaaattatatttaatttttcgttGATAAACCTTATGTGATCTACTCTAACTGTAGTAGAATCAGATTAttacattttatttcttttttttttctgatgaatattttttattttccacAACTATTCTATTGTTTGTAATTATATTATTGTGATATGTTTTGTTAACTATTGTAATAGGTGAGTTTCATTGAATTGGATGTAATTTGAGCATTTCAATTACACTTTTTTCAAGTCTTGGGTAATATTTGAAAAGTCGTCTAGTAATTAGATTTTGGTGTAATTGGAGCACCCAATTACACTTTTCAATTTTTGGGAGAGAATGAGGATTGGAGTAATTACACATGTAATTATACTGAaatctaattttataaaaaaaattatgtttatacaagttataaatttatattataagcATGACATATATAAGTGTTTGGGATGATTAtgacaaaaaaatttataaactataaatcattaaaaattatattataaaataattgtttattttataaagttataaaatatattatttaaatcttaaatttttttaaagttatgaaaaaaatttattataaaaataatttacatgttataaaagttttataatatatttatttataaaaatttatggcCGAGTATGAACATAACTTGTTTATGTGTACATGCTAtcgttataaaaataatatatttattcataaagAATGTTATAGTTTTTTTAtcataacttatttataaaaataacatttaaaagtaatgacaaaaatatattatttataagaattGTTATGAAAGTTTTGAacaatttataaaacattttttataaaggttaaatattataaattttatattattttgacttAATTTAGGTATTACAAAAGAAATATAACTTAGCATAAATATTCTCCAAATTAAGTTTGTataagtttttataattaaagCTACATGTTATTTGAATTGTGAACTTAAATATTATAAAGTCGATGCTAATATGCAAATAAAAATGATTTTCTTACATCATATTGTGGGGTATGGTACCATTGTCAGATATAAACATCATAAAACAACTCGCAAACTCTTTAATTTGACACATTTAAGGCTTCGAAATGTGGTTTAAAAGACATTTATTgttctaaaaaaatatttctcatattaataACAACATAACCTTAGtataatataaaacaaaaaaGATGGATTATACTAGCAtgttacatattttataactttggAATTGAGATTTTCCATATAATTCGAAGAGTATATAGAAGAAGACGACCTTGATAATCTTAATGATGCAGATTCAAATTCAAATGATGATAAACGCAATCAAAGACTAATAGATGATGAAAAGAAGCATGTATTAAATATTAAAGATGGAATAACTCAAGAAATATGCACTAGAACAATTAGATAAAATCGCATGTTTATTTTTCTTgctatttttattaataattgtattatttactttttagactaacataatacgtataattatttgattttaatttttgttatttagaaattatttttatcatacaaatatttttatagtaattaatatttttaaaatataaattatataactaTGTAATTACAATTTGTATTACCAAACATGACATAGGAAATTACGATATAATTATACTTTCATTCAATTAATTTGTGTTTTCCAAACAGACCCTTAGAGGGAAATGTGAGAATTGAAGTAATTTCACTTGTACTTATACTCACATCCAATTATCCAATAGCTTTCCGTATACTAATAAatgatttaactttaaaaaaaattatttttatacaagctcaagttataaaaattatattataaacatgtttGAGTGTTTAAGATGATTTCGACAAAAATTTTCTAAAACTCTATTATAAAGGGTTAGTATTTGGTATACTAGTAATACTCTTTTTGATTCCACAAGTAGACTTAAAAATTACCATATGTctcatttcttttatatatttattattttaatattttactataccttATAGGACACTTATCATCATCTTGAccctatttattaatattttcctattataaattctaaaaaatattataaaagtaaTTAATGTGTATTGTACAAAGTTATGATAAAAAATAATATCatttaaatcttaaaaatttctaaagttatagtaaaaaattattaaaaatattttaaagttatgataaaaaatattatttataaggAGTGTTCTGAAATTTATTGGATACttcataaattttttatatagattatatattataaatttttacattatttttaaatataatttacttATTATAAGAAGGGTTATAATCTAGCACAAGTCTTtctccaaattaagtttatatGAGTTTTTATAATCAAAGCTACATATTGCTTGCATCGTGAACTCAAATATAATGTGGTAAATGCTAGTTATGCAAACACAAAAACTTTTCTTGCACTATATTGTGGGATACGATACTATTTTAGAGAAAGGATCTATACGCAAGCACTAGAGACAACTTGTGAATGCTTTAATTAGATGCATTCAAAACTTTAAAATGTGGTTGAAAGGATGTGATGTTCTAAAGAAAGATTTCTCGTATTAATATCACCTCAATATAACATAAAAAGAGATTTGATTGTACTAGCATGTTGCATATTTTATAACTTCATTCGTGGTTGTGTAACGACCCAAAAGTCAATGTAGTCGGAAATGATGGTTTCGAAATATTGTTTTCTGATGATAGGATCGgtgaaaattatttattatattgaagtttggtctaataattttggttatttggaaGATAGATAAGGTACAAGAGTATCGGTCCTAAAGTCGGTGGTTTCAAAAATTGAGGTATCAGGATCTCGTTTTCGTAAactagactcgtaaatatttttattaaatatttacggagttattttagaaacaagttgaatgatagtttgataattttaattattagtgtttaattaagtacaATGATTAACTTAAGTGGATGATAAATTAGTAATTAGTATTAAATTTCAAAGTGGGATTAAAATAAGGGACTATTTAAAGAAATAGTCCATTAATTTGACGAGTTTTGGTTATGGATAATTATGagggaattatatatatatatatatatatatatgttaagttataataaaaatgaaaatgaaatgaaaataggaataaaa from Gossypium arboreum isolate Shixiya-1 chromosome 9, ASM2569848v2, whole genome shotgun sequence includes the following:
- the LOC108454945 gene encoding ABC transporter G family member 23; its protein translation is MELVNCTRNKNFLYMCVNGQLLSSPTSAKYFTISIKQKTLVVPTSISTLIYPLSHLQQNAVHTQVLALTMAACFHPKPTINGEDDSVILFSTSSSPQGSTSPSSSSYHSPPPSLSSHHHSRTSHKLTVRNLSYTIRLKGSIPDSFFHLAQKPKPVEVLKSVSFVARSSEIVAILGPSGTGKSSLLKIISGRVNDKDFDPCSISIDDHLMMRSPDQLRKICGFVAQEDNLLPLLTVRETLIFSAKFRLKEMSSKEKEERVESLMQELGLLHVADSFVGDEENRGISGGERKRVSIGVDMIHDPPILLLDEPTSGLDSSSALQVIELLASMAKARGRTVLLSIHQPSYRILRYISKFLLLSRGSVVHNGSLELLEENIQRLGFQIPTQLNALEFAMEIMPALEASTPKLAVVKDKDSYESYPQVWSDEECNRIQQRDYDDDDKRMGNFWFFSNLLEIMFLCSRFWKIIYRTKQLFLARTMQAIVGGLGLASVYVKVRKDEEGVAERLGLFAFSLSFLLSSTVEALPIYLQERRVLMKEASRGAYKISSYIIANTIVFMPFLFAVSILFAVPVYWIVGLNPSISAFAFFTFVVWLIILMASSLVLFLSAISPDFISGNSLICTVLGSFFLFSGYFIPKDNIPKYWLFMYYVSLYRYPLDTLLTNEYWSLRNECFSWRLGNMCILSGNDVLKSRGLEKDTRWINVGIMFGFFLFYRVLCWIILARKASTTTI